One Asterias rubens chromosome 1, eAstRub1.3, whole genome shotgun sequence genomic region harbors:
- the LOC117300783 gene encoding cilia- and flagella-associated protein 61-like: MTAVLMSSNGPAEVINARRTESLDAPNILKLVGPSTEPQFGLVNVVNLIEKAVLAVTLNNDKEQILAHSAFFDYPNVPEVDPATWQEWLNTYYDCEKCTPLNTLFMHYFAAKQEFSHGSAREIIRTVFNAVPDIHFLYLIVPNGIFPEPALADIFKPLEKKFGAKPLEKYSIFVCHRHDHAPVLFVRKARVEDHDDLTPIFNRQSDMLKTTYGDYFLAELIESQDEDNHAIIVETEGNAVGFMSISRSINLDLLSRCFELGPFHGLRKPHPEDVLVPPTPPPTAEQPVTADDHEGSQHGPDKPMSRSSSISSKKGDGTIPTPATTVRPGSGSKTTPAGTLPSTLSTPAQPKPGTSASGVESTDVKIQSKLSDVHMASVASLMSEHEDAESVRSTGSKKSESLVSAQGDTDVTPAVPEPSPIPEPALPTPRFDPVYHGESNGFTIQLFCIDEKYEMRSLDFLPMAFSLFPDKEFCILTMPHMVPEFPLLQSFVRVTPKCPSILAQELYVFNRCGLLQSFEVRPACTTDEQGVQDLIQHVDNKEGLMTDLRQFNKARRDPDGTPIQAFVATCLNQVVGVAITRQEEDIEYIRSHYNIEDFIYFNHHRRDEHGHLHHLALNPIFQHQTKHLMKEVLRQAHFTCLYYPVYPPYASEEVRKKHSLVTSLNYMVPVRGRRQIIYPVDQLKGNAPSERILKEKEKYALSHMNRKLTLEPKVTINARVVVVGASDIGMAFLETLAFCPHLRFNNLVLIAPNGLPGELAPDAVRAKFLSMSHCYTQDQLSQVSLRSWVNVVQAKMVAINRGSKYVKVAGGARVPYDHLILCTGQQYQTSCPTGAEVSTKLVTNASLPQSPNSYYKGRVPKNVFTVNDEYDACRVVKWINKYFLNSEGKAIIYGSSLDAYSAVQSLLDIGLPGSRICFIKPPLKYSVTCFNNAKVEEMVHEAIAAEGVQMFEGYYLAQWNDGKGGEELYCASFTCDTKPLKLECSAFFCFNNKAVDYDTFKAINDSCLVFDGKLVIDANFHTNDLAIRGAGPLTKFQRKYHADQWSHANFNSKEVGSALASTMLRLFDPTLETDTSPPIEPVPLIPIYLEAKVKGADLPGGLRYLHFGKPSLDTPLEADMAQLDYGRVLLTGDKEGSSQDYFRLHINQYSNIQTVTCLSRKSVDTSNLLCLYNLHERFLNNLVSRFDEGLITDLYSFFRETWSLAVFHDRFLDFRQEIRELLVQRPAVNVAALEEKVRQLIDQDLQLEKKERKYLEEEFETSGNKRSLETRLLSFLSYNYYHLPMYAKPGMV, from the exons ATGACAGCAGTTTTGATGTCAAGCAATGGTCCAGCAGAAGTCATCAATGCACGTCGGACTGAATCCCTCGATGCGCCAAACATTCTGAAACTAGTGGGACCATCAACGGAACCTCAGTTTGGACTTGTCAATGTTGTCAATTTAAT tGAGAAGGCAGTCTTGGCTGTGACGCTCAACAATGACAAGGAACAGATCTTGGCTCACTCAGCTTTCTTTGATTATCCTAACGTTCCCGAGGTTGACCCAGCCACTTGGCAAGAGTGGCTCAACACCTACTATGACTGTGAGAAATGCACT CCCTTGAACACATTGTTCATGCACTATTTTGCAGCAAAGCAAGAGTTTTCACACGGCAGTGCAAGGGAGATCATTCG CACTGTCTTTAATGCAGTACCAGACATTCACTTCTTGTACCTCATTGTACCCAATGGCATCTTCCCTGAGCCTGCCTTGGCTGACATCTTCAAGCCACTGGAGAAGAAGTTTGGAGCAAAACCTCTAGAGAAATATTCCATATTTGTCTGTCACAGACATGACCACGCTCCGGTTCTCTTCGTTAGGAAAGCCAG GGTGGAAGACCATGATGACCTGACGCCTATATTCAACCGTCAGAGTGACATGTTGAAGACGACGTATGGAGATTACTTCTTAGCAGAGTTGATTGAGTCTCAAGATGAGGATAACCATGCTATTATTGTTGAG ACGGAGGGCAATGCAGTTGGATTCATGAGTATTTCTAGAAGTATTAATCTGGATCTACTGAGTAGGTGCTTTGAGTTGGGTCCATTCCATGGTCTGCGCAAACCACATCCTGAAGATGTCCTCGTGCCTCCTACACCACCCCCTACAG CTGAACAACCAGTCACAGCTGATGATCATGAAGGTAGTCAACATGGACCAGACAAACCGATGTCCAGATCCAGCTCAATCTCCAGCAAGAAGG GTGACGGCACCATACCAACTCCGGCCACTACAGTAAGACCAGGAAGCGGTAGTAAAACCACACCCGCTGGTACCCTACCATCAACATTGAGTACGCCTGCACAACCTAAGCCTGGAACCAGTG CCAGTGGAGTCGAGTCAACAGATGTCAAGATTCAATCCAAGCTAAGTGATGTGCACATGGCAAG TGTTGCCTCCTTGATGAGTGAACATGAAGATGCAGAATCGGTCAGGTCAACCGGGTCAAAG AAGAGTGAGTCACTAGTCTCGGCACAAGGGGACACCGATGTCACCCCAGCTGTACCAGAACCAAGCCCTATCCCAGAACCCGCTCTCCCCACCCCAAGGTTTGATCCGGTGTATCACGGAGAGTCCAACGGCTTCACCATTCAGCTTTTCTGCATTGATGAAAAATATGAAATGAG ATCTCTGGACTTTCTACCCATGGCATTTTCTCTGTTTCCTGATAAGGAGTTTTGTATACTCACCATGCCCCACATGGTACCAGAGTTCCCTCTCCTACAGAGCTTTGTG AGAGTCACCCCTAAGTGCCCCAGCATCCTTGCTCAAGAGCTGTATGTATTCAACCGATGCGGCCTTCTTCAATCCTTCGAGGTTCGGCCGGCCTGTACCACCGACGAGCAAGGGGTGCAGGACTTGATACAACATGTAGACAACAAGGAAGGACTGATGACTGATCTTAGACAGTTTAACAAGGCTAGGAGAGATCCG GATGGTACACCAATCCAAGCCTTTGTCGCTACCTGTCTGAACCAAGTGGTGGGCGTGGCCATAACACGTCAGGAGGAGGATATTGAGTACATCCGCTCCCACTACAACATCGAAGATTTCATCTACTTCAATCACCACCGCCGAGATGAGCATGGTCACCTTCACCATCTGGCCCTCAATCCCATATTTCAGCATCAGACTAAACACTTGATGAAAGAGGTACTACGCCAGGCCCACTTTACGTGTCTCTACTACCCTGTGTACCCGCCCTATGCGTCAGAGGAG GTGCGGAAGAAGCATTCCTTGGTTACCAGCTTAAACTACATGGTGCCAGTGAGAGGGAGAAGGCAGATTATTTACCCGGTGGATCAGCTTAAGGGCAATGCTCCGTCTGAGAGAATCCTCAAAGAAAAG GAGAAGTATGCGTTGAGTCACATGAACCGGAAGTTGACCCTTGAACCCAAGGTCACAATCAATGCACGTGTGGTTGTTGTTGGTGCTTCAGATATAGGAATGGCTTTTCTAGAAACTTTGGCATTCTG CCCCCATCTACGGTTCAACAACCTGGTGCTGATTGCACCAAACGGTCTTCCTGGTGAACTGGCCCCCGATGCAGTCCGAGCCAAATTCCTCTCTATGAGCCACTGCTATACACAGGATCAACTGTCTCAGGTGTCCCTCCGTTCATGGGTCAATGTTGTCCAGGCAAAGATGGTGGCCATCAACAG AGGCAGCAAGTATGTGAAAGTTGCAGGAGGAGCCCGGGTACCCTACGATCACCTGATCTTATGTACAGGTCAGCAGTACCAGACTAGCTGCCCTACGGGGGCAGAGGTTTCAACCAAGCTGGTGACCAACGCCTCCCTCCCTCAGAGTCCCAACTCTTACTACAAGGGTCGGGTACCCAAGAACGTCTTCACGGTGAATGATGAGTACGATGCTTGCCGGGTAGTCAAGTGGATCAACAAATACTTTCTGAACAGCGAGG GTAAGGCAATCATTTACGGGAGTTCCCTGGACGCCTACAGCGCTGTTCAGTCATTGCTTGATATCGGTCTGCCGGGCTCACGGATCTGCTTCATCAAACCTCCTCTCAAGTACAGCGTGACATGTTTCAATAACGCCAAGGTGGAAGAGATGGTGCATGAAGCCATTGCGGCTGAGGGTGTACAGATGTTTGAAG GTTATTATCTTGCCCAGTGGAATGATGGTAAGGGAGGGGAGGAGTTGTACTGCGCCTCATTCACCTGCGACACTAAACCTCTCAAACTGGAGTGCTCTGCTTTCTTCTGTTTCAACAACAAGGCGGTTGATTACGACACATTCAAAG CAATAAATGACAGCTGTTTAGTGTTTGATGGCAAGTTGGTCATCGATGCCAACTTCCACACCAACGATCTGGCCATCAGAGGGGCAGGACCACTCACAAAGTTCCAGCGTAAATACCACGCTGACCAATG GTCCCATGCAAACTTCAACTCCAAGGAAGTAGGCAGTGCCCTTGCGTCCACCATGTTGAGACTCTTCGATCCCACCCTGGAGACAGACACCAGTCCACCCATCGAGCCCGTTCCTCTGATCCCAATCTACTTGGAGGCTAAAGTCAAAGGTGCAGACCTGCCAGGTGGTTTGCGATACCTTCATTTTGGCAAGCCAAGTTTGGACACGCCACTAGAGGCTGACATGGCGCAGCTTGATTAT GGGAGAGTGTTGTTAACAGGCGACAAGGAAGGCTCATCACAAGACTACTTCAGGCTTCATATCAACCAGTACAGCAATATTCAGACTGTCACCTGCCTGTCTCGAAAG AGTGTGGACACCAGCAATCTACTATGCCTCTACAACCTCCATGAGCGATTCCTCAACAACCTGGTGTCTCGATTTGACGAAGGATTGATAACAGACCTTTACAGCTTCTTCCGTGAGACCTGGTCCCTGGCCGTCTTCCATGATCGCTTCTTGGACTTCAGACAAGAGATCAGGGAGCTTCTTGTCCAAAGACCG gcTGTTAACGTTGCTGCCCTTGAGGAGAAGGTCAGACAACTGATTGATCAAGACCTGCAG CTGGAGAAGAAAGAGCGCAAGTACCTTGAGGAGGAATTTGAGACAAGCGGCAACAAGAGATCCCTTGAGACAAGACTTCTCAGCTTCTTGAGCTACAACTATTATCACCTGCCGATGTACGCTAAGCCAGGCATGGTCTGA
- the LOC117298515 gene encoding TATA-box-binding protein 2-like, with protein sequence MNQYQGGTSGRPPQLYGNTNQQNMLGMPTNQMQLMQPHQLHSDDQDEHQQQRLGGQGQSSNPSMLQVPSSGFGLGSGSGLSGNMSLTTTTSMYPQTPLTPMTPATPGSMEPSGIVPQLQNIVSTVNLGCRLDLKKIALHARNAEYNPKRFAAVIMRIRDPRTTALIFSSGKMVCTGAKSEQESRLAARKYARVVQKLGFPATFMDFKIQNMVGSCDVKFPIRLEGLVLKHSQFSSYEPELFPGLIYRMVKPRIVLLIFVSGKVVLTGAKVRQEINDAFNNIYPILKSFKKTS encoded by the exons ATGAATCAGTATCAAGGAGGAACATCAGGACGGCCGCCACAACTTTATGGAAACACAAACCAACAGAACATGCTTGGAATGCCGACAAACCAAATGCAG CTGATGCAGCCTCATCAACTTCATTCCGATGACCAAGATGAACATCAACAGCAGCGTCTCGGCGGCCAGGGTCAATCCTCGAATCCCAGCATGCTGCAAGTCCCATCCTCAGGTTTCGGACTCGGAAGTGGTTCCGGGTTATCAGGAAACATGTCGTTAACTACGACTACCAGTATGTACCCGCAGACACCTCTCACTCCGATGACGCCAGCCACACCAGGAAGCATGGAACCATCGGGGATTGTCCCACAACTTCA GAACATTGTATCTACCGTCAATCTCGGCTGTCGCTTGGATCTGAAGAAGATTGCTCTTCATGCCAGAAATGCCGAGTACAATCCAAAG AGATTTGCAGCAGTGATCATGCGGATACGAGATCCAAGAACAACGGCTCTGATCTTTAGCTCTGGTAAGATGGTGTGCACAGGAGCCAAGAGCGAACAGGAGTCTAGACTAGCAGCTAGAAAATACGCCAGGGTTGTACAGAAACTAGGTTTTCCT gcCACATTTATGGATTTTAAGATTCAAAACATGGTCGGCAGCTGTGATGTGAAATTTCCTATCAGGCTAGAGGGTCTTGTACTCAAGCACAGTCAGTTCTCAAG TTATGAGCCAGAGTTATTCCCGGGTCTGATTTACAGAATGGTCAAACCTAGGATAGTATTGCTGATATTTGTCTCTGGAAAAGTTGTCCTTACAG GTGCTAAAGTCCGACAAGAAATTAATGATGCCTTCAATAACATCTATCCAATTCTCAAATCCTTCAAGAAGACGTCATAG